A portion of the Sphaerochaeta pleomorpha str. Grapes genome contains these proteins:
- a CDS encoding putative immunity protein has product MDLGTDDVPISSILKSQLAILDHKTAAIWATACAEHVLPLFEAVYPQDMRPRTALEAGRAWAKGNMSMFEARKAAFASHDAARKAKEEGNLEASEAAKSCSHACSTAHVKDHALPAAAYAIKAAKDKETESKWQMEFLQKLNDPS; this is encoded by the coding sequence ATGGATTTAGGAACCGACGATGTACCTATAAGCAGTATTTTGAAAAGCCAGTTGGCCATACTCGACCACAAGACTGCAGCAATCTGGGCCACAGCGTGTGCAGAACATGTCCTGCCTTTGTTCGAGGCTGTCTATCCCCAGGATATGAGGCCTCGTACTGCTTTGGAAGCCGGCAGGGCCTGGGCAAAGGGTAACATGTCGATGTTTGAGGCCCGAAAAGCTGCCTTTGCCTCACATGATGCTGCTAGAAAAGCCAAGGAAGAGGGAAACCTTGAAGCCAGCGAAGCCGCAAAATCTTGCAGCCATGCTTGTTCGACAGCCCATGTAAAGGACCATGCGCTTCCTGCCGCGGCCTATGCCATCAAAGCAGCCAAGGATAAAGAAACGGAAAGTAAGTGGCAGATGGAATTCCTGCAGAAACTCAACGACCCTTCTTGA